Proteins encoded together in one uncultured Desulfosarcina sp. window:
- a CDS encoding YdcF family protein — protein sequence MFAVKKIVAPFLLPPGIFIIPIIIVGLLLIRSRRWRIGMVNLFIGLALWALSTAPVANGLMQGLESGFSFPENPSGDVIILLGGGVIGEVPDLSGKGAPTQAMMGRIVTAVRLYRQLHLPIIITGGRVYEDNPVAEATIVRRFLVDLGVPDNRIIIEDRARDTAQNASLSAVICRQRGFSKPILLTAALHLKRACMAFEASGLPVTPFPAYFLGAQGAYYGPRHLLPNAGALNASAMALHEYLGILYYRLIEL from the coding sequence ATGTTTGCCGTCAAAAAAATCGTTGCGCCTTTTTTGCTTCCCCCGGGGATCTTCATCATACCGATCATTATTGTCGGCCTGCTGCTGATCCGCAGCCGCCGCTGGCGGATCGGCATGGTCAACCTTTTCATCGGCCTGGCCCTGTGGGCGCTTTCCACTGCACCGGTTGCCAACGGGCTGATGCAGGGACTGGAGTCAGGGTTCTCATTTCCCGAAAACCCATCGGGCGATGTCATCATTCTCTTGGGTGGAGGTGTGATCGGAGAGGTTCCGGATCTCAGCGGAAAAGGGGCGCCCACGCAGGCGATGATGGGCCGGATCGTTACCGCCGTCAGGCTTTACCGGCAGCTGCACCTGCCCATTATCATCACCGGTGGCAGGGTTTACGAAGACAACCCGGTTGCCGAAGCCACGATTGTCCGACGCTTTCTGGTGGATCTGGGCGTTCCGGACAATCGCATTATCATCGAAGATCGGGCCCGGGATACGGCCCAGAATGCGAGCCTGAGCGCCGTCATTTGTCGTCAGCGCGGATTTTCGAAACCCATTTTGCTTACCGCGGCCTTGCACCTGAAACGGGCCTGCATGGCCTTCGAAGCCTCCGGGTTGCCGGTCACGCCTTTTCCCGCCTATTTTTTAGGGGCGCAAGGCGCTTACTACGGCCCGCGGCATCTGCTGCCCAATGCGGGGGCACTGAACGCCTCTGCCATGGCGCTGCACGAATATTTGGGAATCCTGTACTATCGGTTAATCGAATTGTAA
- a CDS encoding aminotransferase class I/II-fold pyridoxal phosphate-dependent enzyme, with product MTDKTTIRFAERMSQLPPYLFGMINKMKMERRWNGEDVIDLGMGNPVDPAPETVIEKLCDVAQDPKTHRYPVAGGMRNLRREIGLYYQRNYQVDLDSESEVICTIGSKEGISHLCLALVGPGDTVLVAAPAFPIHVYAAVIAGASVIRVPIASEDEFVARITTMCESLTPGPRLLMLNYPHNPTGTLASRDFFAQIVDLAKRYKFMVVNDFAYARITFDGYTAPSFLEVPGAIDVGVEFGSFSKSYNMAGWRVGYCVGNPKIIEGLGRIKGYYDYGIFSPIQIAGIVAMRDCEEDIAAQAQLYQSRRDVMCEGLERMGWPVGKPKAGMFVWVKIPEPWCRMGSLKFAVEMMERANVAVTPGAGFGEEGDGYLRLALVENENRIRQGLKQMRRVLSEMEP from the coding sequence ATGACGGACAAAACGACGATCCGATTTGCCGAACGCATGTCCCAACTGCCCCCCTATCTGTTCGGTATGATCAACAAAATGAAGATGGAGCGCCGCTGGAACGGAGAGGATGTCATCGATTTGGGCATGGGCAACCCGGTGGACCCTGCTCCGGAAACGGTCATCGAAAAGCTTTGCGACGTGGCCCAGGACCCCAAGACCCACCGCTACCCCGTGGCCGGCGGCATGCGCAACCTGCGCCGGGAGATCGGCCTATACTACCAGCGCAATTACCAGGTGGATCTGGATTCGGAAAGTGAGGTCATCTGTACCATCGGCTCCAAGGAGGGCATCTCTCACCTTTGTCTTGCTCTGGTGGGGCCGGGAGACACGGTGCTGGTGGCGGCACCGGCCTTTCCCATTCACGTGTATGCCGCCGTTATCGCCGGCGCCAGCGTGATCCGGGTGCCCATCGCTTCGGAGGACGAATTCGTCGCGCGCATCACCACCATGTGCGAGTCGTTGACCCCGGGACCCCGGCTGCTGATGCTCAACTACCCCCACAACCCTACGGGAACCCTGGCCTCCAGGGACTTTTTTGCCCAGATCGTGGACCTGGCCAAACGCTACAAATTCATGGTGGTCAACGATTTCGCCTATGCCCGCATCACCTTCGACGGCTATACGGCGCCCAGTTTTCTCGAAGTTCCTGGTGCCATCGATGTGGGGGTGGAATTCGGCTCCTTTTCCAAATCCTACAACATGGCCGGCTGGCGGGTGGGCTATTGTGTGGGGAACCCGAAGATCATCGAGGGACTGGGCCGTATCAAGGGATATTATGACTACGGCATCTTTTCTCCCATCCAGATCGCCGGCATCGTGGCCATGCGCGACTGTGAGGAGGATATCGCAGCCCAGGCCCAACTCTACCAGAGCCGGAGGGATGTGATGTGTGAGGGGCTGGAGCGCATGGGCTGGCCGGTGGGAAAGCCCAAAGCCGGTATGTTCGTGTGGGTGAAGATTCCGGAGCCCTGGTGCCGCATGGGGTCGCTGAAGTTCGCCGTCGAGATGATGGAGCGGGCCAACGTGGCCGTGACTCCCGGTGCGGGCTTCGGCGAGGAAGGCGATGGCTACCTGCGGCTGGCTTTGGTGGAAAACGAAAACCGCATCCGCCAGGGGCTCAAACAGATGCGGCGGGTGCTTTCCGAGATGGAGCCGTAA
- a CDS encoding substrate-binding domain-containing protein has product MQRKTTVISILVLVTIFFLFPLSAVGQEDCKAVYGQGDTTLRLATGSPGELGLVEVLAQAFNENHSVRLCWKKAGSGKSLKLLQEKAVDVIMVHAPAAEKQAVADGWAIKRSLLGSNEFYIVGPTADPAGIANAKTAADAYKRIADSRTTFFSRGDNSGTHKKEMFIWKTAGIQPAGDWYQITKTFMMATLKMADKAKGYFMTDSSTWVAAKKELGNLKILFRGDPVLINTYHALCQPDGATPVQPQAAAFVDFLVSDEGQQIVRMYGVDRYGEGLYNDAAYAKQYEH; this is encoded by the coding sequence ATGCAACGCAAAACCACCGTTATATCCATTCTCGTCCTTGTTACGATCTTTTTTCTTTTTCCGCTAAGCGCAGTCGGCCAGGAAGATTGTAAGGCGGTCTACGGCCAGGGAGACACCACCTTGCGCCTGGCCACCGGCAGCCCCGGCGAACTCGGGCTGGTGGAAGTCCTGGCCCAGGCTTTCAACGAAAACCATTCGGTTCGCCTGTGCTGGAAAAAAGCGGGATCGGGCAAGTCGCTCAAACTGCTTCAAGAGAAAGCTGTCGATGTCATCATGGTGCACGCCCCGGCAGCCGAAAAACAGGCCGTTGCCGACGGATGGGCCATCAAGCGCAGCCTGCTGGGCTCCAACGAGTTTTACATCGTCGGCCCCACGGCCGATCCGGCCGGCATCGCCAATGCGAAAACGGCGGCCGATGCCTACAAGCGCATTGCGGACAGCCGGACGACCTTTTTCTCACGGGGCGACAATTCCGGCACCCATAAGAAAGAGATGTTCATCTGGAAAACGGCCGGCATCCAGCCTGCGGGCGACTGGTACCAAATCACCAAGACCTTCATGATGGCCACCTTGAAGATGGCCGATAAGGCCAAAGGCTATTTCATGACGGACAGCAGCACCTGGGTGGCCGCCAAAAAAGAACTGGGCAACCTCAAGATTCTCTTCCGCGGTGATCCGGTGCTGATCAACACCTACCATGCCCTGTGCCAGCCCGATGGCGCCACCCCGGTCCAGCCCCAGGCGGCCGCGTTTGTCGACTTTCTCGTGTCCGACGAGGGGCAGCAGATCGTCCGTATGTACGGCGTGGATCGATACGGCGAGGGGCTTTATAATGATGCCGCCTACGCCAAGCAATATGAGCACTGA
- a CDS encoding ATP-grasp domain-containing protein encodes MIFIDKPFVSDFLRKTIKENGFPVVKTEIAEKLGFNNGLNILDEEKAIQQARSSENILIYTTSENAIGWIAEHFSFTKLPQKIELFKDKVKFRTLIQPMYPDFYFREIQIGDLDDLSLENIPTPFIIKPAVGFFSMGVYKVTGPRKWEQVKEAIRAEVDRVKDLYPTEVLNTKSFIIEQCVEGEEFAVDAYFDATGDPVILNIHKHIFSSNEDVSDRVYISSKEIIESNIDLFYVFLKEIGILSGVRNFPVHAEIRRDCTGSVLPIEINPMRFGGWCSTADAAHLAYGFNPYVLYFSQKRPEWKEILKDKEGKLYSIVVLDNSTGIEGTQIASFDYDRLLSNFEKPLELRKIDYKEYPVFGFLFTETKAENIFELERILKSDLKEFITVNE; translated from the coding sequence ATGATCTTTATAGATAAGCCATTCGTTTCTGATTTTTTAAGAAAAACAATTAAAGAAAACGGTTTTCCCGTTGTTAAAACGGAAATTGCAGAAAAACTCGGTTTCAATAACGGATTGAATATACTTGATGAAGAGAAAGCGATTCAACAAGCAAGGTCCTCAGAAAATATCTTGATCTACACGACATCTGAAAACGCCATCGGATGGATTGCCGAACATTTTTCGTTCACAAAACTTCCCCAAAAAATTGAGTTATTCAAAGACAAGGTAAAATTCCGAACCCTGATCCAGCCAATGTATCCTGATTTCTATTTCAGGGAAATACAAATAGGCGACTTGGACGATCTGTCTTTGGAAAATATTCCTACGCCATTTATCATTAAACCTGCCGTTGGTTTTTTTAGCATGGGCGTTTACAAAGTCACTGGCCCCAGAAAATGGGAGCAAGTAAAAGAAGCGATAAGGGCGGAGGTAGACCGTGTTAAAGATTTATACCCAACGGAGGTGCTGAACACAAAATCATTCATTATAGAACAGTGTGTTGAAGGTGAAGAGTTCGCAGTTGATGCCTATTTTGATGCTACGGGCGACCCGGTTATTCTCAATATTCATAAACACATATTTTCTTCCAACGAAGATGTAAGTGATCGTGTATATATTTCATCGAAAGAAATCATAGAAAGCAATATTGACCTATTTTATGTATTCCTAAAGGAAATTGGGATACTATCGGGTGTGAGAAATTTCCCTGTTCACGCTGAGATCAGACGTGATTGTACCGGTTCAGTATTGCCAATCGAGATCAATCCAATGAGATTTGGCGGCTGGTGTTCAACCGCCGATGCGGCCCACCTCGCCTATGGGTTTAATCCTTATGTTCTTTATTTTTCACAAAAACGACCTGAATGGAAAGAAATTCTAAAAGATAAAGAAGGAAAGCTTTACAGCATCGTTGTCCTTGACAATTCTACAGGTATAGAAGGAACTCAAATCGCTTCATTTGACTATGATCGATTGTTGTCCAATTTCGAAAAGCCGCTTGAATTACGGAAAATCGATTACAAAGAATATCCTGTTTTTGGCTTTTTGTTTACTGAAACAAAAGCGGAAAACATCTTCGAATTGGAAAGAATCCTCAAATCGGATTTAAAAGAATTTATTACTGTCAACGAATAA
- a CDS encoding ABC transporter substrate binding protein, protein MSLKVKQWREQKGIKTPQIFNLPANPVETGIAKGMKGSGGNHGGTSSGVSIRLQILNALKLHRIKRMAVFFNPREQQSLVFKKTLTEVGKEMDFEVVPLRSPPVSQTLEYNLNKLLKKEVDVDSVYLPADSFLISHAPLIAAQLIKTRLVSVGANRNFVQAGITIGTLPSYYKLGRLAAQVVDRHQKGEKISDIPVMTDENPQLLLNMTTVKKLALKIPDELLKASIIVN, encoded by the coding sequence GTGTCTTTAAAAGTTAAACAGTGGAGGGAACAAAAAGGAATTAAAACGCCTCAAATATTTAACCTCCCGGCGAATCCTGTGGAAACGGGGATAGCAAAAGGGATGAAGGGCTCCGGAGGAAACCATGGTGGGACCTCCAGTGGCGTGTCAATACGATTGCAAATTTTGAATGCATTAAAACTTCATCGAATTAAAAGGATGGCAGTTTTCTTTAATCCTAGAGAACAGCAGTCGCTGGTTTTCAAGAAAACGCTGACTGAGGTTGGGAAAGAAATGGATTTCGAAGTTGTCCCCTTACGCTCTCCCCCCGTCTCACAGACACTTGAATATAACTTGAATAAATTATTGAAAAAAGAAGTTGATGTCGACTCGGTCTACTTGCCGGCAGATAGTTTTCTTATCTCACATGCGCCACTGATAGCAGCACAGCTGATTAAAACGAGACTTGTAAGTGTTGGTGCAAATCGGAATTTTGTCCAGGCAGGCATAACAATAGGAACTTTGCCAAGTTATTATAAATTAGGGAGGCTCGCCGCGCAAGTCGTAGATCGGCATCAAAAAGGAGAGAAAATAAGTGATATCCCTGTGATGACGGATGAAAATCCGCAATTGTTACTCAATATGACTACTGTGAAAAAGCTGGCGTTGAAAATCCCGGATGAGTTATTAAAAGCCTCCATCATTGTGAATTAG
- a CDS encoding transposase, translating into MNHPNTFSLSLQKQSDSGRIIDDHELNRAFTELKFRSLARQSNITKKRGYETLSLIFVFVLLPFLKRSLSSFCNGGYLQNYVQAHKDTFYRFLNNERFNWRKLVQLLASKIIAMSKEVPFKEKVLIADDSICPKSGKEIELVSYHFDHKVRRSILGNQYLQLGFHDGLHFFPIDGAFHTSSHRPNTDMRDIDKRTNGWKRRKEALSKKTDVLVQMLDRAWKSGIDASFVLFDSWFAHDDIIHRIVDVGYGVICRLKRNRVKYGYQGGAYTLKQLWQQVAKKQTIWIKDRTIKGACLDVTLKKTGSVRVLFVSDGRKQWQVLLCTDTDLEPSRILDYYARRWAIEVYFKDAKQMLYMGKEQSNTFDALIASQSLVMIRYLILVYIQIKHGLNICVGPLFRQTSDDQSLWMFSRAVWGRVKELIFKSSDILSHRIEPDLLFHFIDIIEDLIAEQSRCVTAKL; encoded by the coding sequence ATGAATCACCCTAATACATTTTCCCTCTCCTTGCAAAAACAATCTGATTCGGGCCGGATCATTGACGACCATGAACTCAATCGTGCGTTCACCGAACTCAAGTTCCGCTCATTGGCCCGACAAAGCAACATCACCAAAAAAAGAGGCTATGAAACACTCTCGCTCATATTTGTTTTCGTACTACTGCCTTTTCTCAAACGAAGCCTCAGCAGTTTCTGTAATGGCGGCTATCTACAAAATTACGTCCAGGCCCATAAAGACACGTTCTATCGGTTCTTGAACAATGAACGTTTCAACTGGCGCAAACTGGTCCAATTGCTGGCATCAAAGATTATTGCCATGAGTAAAGAGGTTCCCTTTAAAGAAAAAGTGTTGATCGCCGATGACTCCATCTGCCCCAAATCGGGCAAAGAGATCGAATTGGTCAGCTATCATTTCGATCACAAAGTCAGGCGCTCCATTCTTGGCAACCAGTATCTGCAATTGGGCTTTCATGACGGGTTGCATTTTTTTCCGATCGACGGTGCCTTTCATACATCCAGTCACCGGCCCAACACCGATATGCGGGATATCGACAAGCGTACCAACGGATGGAAACGACGCAAAGAAGCCCTGAGTAAAAAAACCGACGTTCTGGTTCAGATGCTCGACAGGGCCTGGAAGTCGGGCATCGATGCCAGCTTCGTCTTGTTCGACAGCTGGTTTGCCCACGACGATATCATCCATCGCATCGTCGATGTCGGTTATGGCGTCATCTGCCGATTAAAGCGCAACCGGGTCAAATACGGTTATCAAGGTGGCGCATACACACTCAAACAACTATGGCAACAGGTCGCCAAGAAACAGACCATCTGGATCAAGGATCGCACGATCAAGGGCGCATGCCTCGACGTCACGTTGAAAAAGACCGGCTCGGTTCGAGTACTGTTCGTTTCCGATGGTCGCAAACAGTGGCAGGTCCTGCTTTGCACCGATACCGACCTGGAACCGTCCAGGATTCTTGACTATTACGCCCGTCGCTGGGCCATCGAAGTATACTTTAAAGATGCCAAGCAGATGCTTTACATGGGAAAAGAGCAAAGCAATACGTTTGACGCCTTGATCGCCAGCCAGAGCCTGGTAATGATCCGGTATCTGATATTGGTCTACATCCAGATAAAACACGGGCTGAACATCTGCGTTGGCCCGCTGTTTCGGCAAACGTCAGACGATCAGTCATTATGGATGTTCAGTCGTGCCGTCTGGGGCCGTGTCAAAGAACTGATTTTCAAGTCAAGTGATATACTTTCGCACCGTATCGAACCTGATTTGCTTTTTCATTTTATTGATATCATAGAAGATCTCATCGCTGAACAAAGTCGATGCGTTACTGCGAAACTTTAG
- a CDS encoding aldo/keto reductase has translation MITRNLGKSGISISAVGLGCMGLSEFYGPPAQESEAINLLHRAVDLGITHFDTAELYGQGRNEQLLGKAFAGRWDQIVLATKFGPQRDPATGAFLGVDGSPANVRSSCEKSLRRLGTDRIDLYYLHRVDPSTPIEETVGEMAKLVEEGKIGAVGLSEASAETIKRANAVCSIAALQTEYSIFSRDIERDILPACLELNISLVAYSPLGRGMLTGRYSSASERPTSETDFRAQMQPRFQPGNIESNLKLVEAIKKIAAQKGCVAAQVALAWVLGQGDHVVAIPGTTKLTNLEVNLGALDCRLTDEDRGVLNNLADKVLGDRYDPDGMAGVNQ, from the coding sequence ATGATCACACGTAATCTTGGCAAATCAGGGATTTCAATATCAGCCGTTGGACTTGGCTGCATGGGGCTTTCCGAATTTTACGGGCCGCCCGCGCAAGAGTCGGAAGCCATCAATTTACTCCATCGGGCGGTAGACTTGGGCATTACTCACTTTGATACTGCGGAACTTTATGGCCAGGGGCGTAATGAGCAGTTGCTGGGCAAGGCGTTTGCCGGTCGCTGGGACCAAATCGTGCTGGCCACCAAGTTTGGCCCCCAAAGGGATCCGGCCACGGGAGCCTTTTTAGGGGTGGACGGCTCTCCGGCCAATGTCCGAAGCTCCTGCGAAAAGAGTCTTCGACGACTGGGTACGGACAGGATCGATCTTTACTATCTCCACCGTGTGGATCCATCGACTCCGATCGAAGAGACGGTGGGAGAGATGGCGAAGTTGGTTGAAGAAGGCAAAATCGGGGCAGTCGGATTGTCAGAGGCTTCGGCTGAAACGATTAAGCGGGCGAACGCCGTTTGTTCCATTGCCGCCCTTCAGACCGAATATTCGATTTTCAGTCGGGATATCGAGCGGGACATTCTACCTGCCTGCTTGGAGCTAAACATCAGCCTGGTCGCTTACTCGCCCTTAGGCCGCGGAATGTTGACGGGCCGCTATAGCTCGGCCAGCGAGCGGCCTACCAGCGAGACGGATTTCCGGGCCCAGATGCAGCCTCGATTTCAGCCGGGCAATATCGAGTCCAACCTTAAATTGGTCGAGGCCATCAAAAAGATTGCTGCCCAAAAAGGATGCGTTGCAGCGCAGGTTGCTTTGGCCTGGGTATTGGGTCAGGGGGATCATGTTGTCGCTATTCCCGGCACGACCAAGCTTACCAATCTGGAGGTCAATTTGGGGGCACTTGACTGTCGGCTTACCGATGAAGATCGAGGTGTGCTCAATAATCTGGCCGACAAGGTTCTTGGAGACCGGTACGACCCTGACGGAATGGCGGGAGTCAACCAATAA
- a CDS encoding MBL fold metallo-hydrolase, with protein MKIHHLRSATCVIESKRHSVLIDPMLGVKGSIPTFSYIRFKPRRNPLVDLPANAESILEKVTGCLITHSQKFGIKALQHTDHLDISGENFLREKNIPITTLARDAKVLKKYGLNIQTELEYWKPEPLLGGEITAIPARHGHSWIHKFMANGAGYFLQLPDEPSIYISGDTVYTSDVERALIELKPDIAIMAAGTATLDISKPILMPMDELLRFVRTAPGIVVANHLEALNHCPTTREQLKLELKKNNLLSKVCIPNDGDGLTF; from the coding sequence ATGAAAATCCATCATTTGAGAAGCGCCACCTGCGTCATTGAATCAAAAAGGCATTCCGTACTCATCGACCCGATGCTTGGGGTTAAAGGCTCCATTCCTACTTTTTCTTATATCCGTTTTAAACCACGAAGAAATCCACTGGTAGATCTTCCAGCGAATGCAGAATCCATATTGGAAAAAGTTACCGGTTGCCTGATTACCCACAGCCAGAAATTCGGTATCAAGGCGTTGCAGCATACCGACCATCTGGACATTTCGGGAGAGAATTTTCTTCGTGAAAAAAACATACCAATTACAACGCTTGCCCGCGATGCGAAAGTATTGAAAAAGTATGGGCTAAACATTCAGACCGAATTGGAATATTGGAAACCGGAACCCCTGCTCGGGGGCGAGATTACGGCGATTCCTGCTCGGCATGGCCATAGCTGGATCCATAAATTTATGGCCAACGGCGCCGGATATTTTCTCCAGCTACCCGATGAGCCATCCATCTACATCAGCGGCGATACGGTTTACACTTCCGATGTTGAGCGGGCGTTGATCGAACTCAAGCCGGACATTGCGATCATGGCGGCGGGAACCGCAACCCTGGACATCAGCAAGCCAATTTTGATGCCGATGGATGAACTGCTTCGATTTGTTCGCACCGCCCCCGGAATCGTGGTTGCGAATCACCTCGAAGCCCTGAATCATTGCCCAACCACCCGCGAACAATTGAAACTAGAATTGAAAAAAAACAACTTGCTTTCTAAAGTGTGTATTCCCAATGATGGAGATGGGTTGACGTTTTAA
- a CDS encoding cyclase family protein, whose amino-acid sequence MGKKRFVDLSISIEADLPSDPPMMIPKIDYLTHEMGAEQMKLFFPGVQNKDLPGGLGWAVEQITLYTHSGTHLDAPYHYHPTMDHGQRALTIDEIPLAWCFNDGVLLDFRHKADGERITVEDVENELERIRYEIKPLDIVLIWTGADTAWGTEQYLVKGAGMSRESTLFLTEKGVKVVGIDAWSWDRPLPFQAADFQQAGDAKVIWEAHFAGIDIGYCHMEKMANLSAIGRPHGFSVCCFPVKIKGASAGWTRPVAIVEE is encoded by the coding sequence ATGGGAAAAAAGCGTTTTGTGGATTTGAGCATCAGCATCGAGGCTGACCTTCCCAGCGACCCGCCCATGATGATTCCAAAAATCGACTACCTGACCCACGAAATGGGTGCCGAGCAAATGAAACTGTTTTTCCCGGGTGTTCAAAACAAGGATCTGCCCGGGGGCCTAGGTTGGGCCGTTGAGCAAATCACGCTTTACACGCATTCCGGGACCCATCTGGATGCGCCGTATCACTATCATCCAACCATGGATCACGGGCAAAGGGCGCTGACCATCGACGAAATTCCATTGGCGTGGTGTTTCAACGATGGGGTGCTGCTTGACTTTCGTCACAAAGCCGACGGAGAGCGGATTACGGTCGAAGATGTCGAAAACGAACTGGAACGCATCCGGTATGAAATCAAGCCGCTGGATATCGTTCTCATCTGGACCGGCGCCGACACTGCCTGGGGAACGGAGCAATATCTGGTCAAAGGGGCGGGGATGAGCCGTGAGAGTACTCTTTTTCTGACTGAAAAAGGGGTGAAAGTCGTGGGAATCGACGCCTGGAGCTGGGACCGCCCCCTGCCATTTCAGGCCGCGGATTTTCAGCAAGCGGGCGACGCCAAAGTGATCTGGGAGGCGCATTTTGCCGGCATCGATATCGGGTACTGCCACATGGAGAAAATGGCCAACCTGTCCGCTATCGGCCGGCCGCATGGCTTCAGCGTATGCTGTTTTCCGGTTAAGATCAAAGGCGCCAGCGCGGGCTGGACACGCCCGGTGGCGATTGTCGAAGAATGA
- a CDS encoding TetR/AcrR family transcriptional regulator: MARKADPNRRKAILDAAGQVFARKGYANARIIEVAEAASVGKGTIYEYFRSKEDLFFAVFEGTMQGAEDTIAAIATVSDEPFSERMRQLSDGMIQSWLGQLEMYALVMEFWSATASSPSRKRFKAAFQKGYRDLRIVVGDLIEAAQANGEVSAECDAQAVASALIGTWDALLLQAWLDPDFDALATSRSFLKVVLRGLQPAASS, from the coding sequence GTGGCGCGTAAAGCGGACCCCAATCGAAGGAAAGCGATTCTGGATGCAGCCGGGCAGGTATTTGCCCGCAAAGGATACGCCAATGCCCGAATCATCGAGGTGGCCGAAGCCGCCTCGGTGGGTAAGGGCACCATCTACGAATATTTTCGCAGCAAGGAAGATCTTTTTTTTGCGGTGTTCGAAGGGACCATGCAGGGCGCCGAAGATACCATCGCCGCCATAGCAACCGTGTCGGATGAACCCTTTTCAGAGCGAATGCGACAGCTGTCGGACGGCATGATTCAATCCTGGCTCGGGCAGCTCGAGATGTATGCGCTCGTGATGGAGTTCTGGTCGGCCACGGCATCCTCGCCAAGCCGCAAGCGGTTCAAGGCGGCGTTCCAGAAAGGCTATCGCGATCTGCGGATCGTTGTCGGTGATCTGATCGAAGCGGCCCAAGCCAATGGCGAGGTGTCGGCCGAATGCGATGCCCAGGCCGTTGCCTCCGCCCTGATCGGTACCTGGGATGCCTTGCTGCTGCAGGCCTGGCTGGATCCGGATTTCGATGCCCTTGCCACTTCGCGTTCTTTTTTGAAGGTGGTGTTGCGAGGTCTTCAGCCAGCGGCATCTTCCTGA
- a CDS encoding outer membrane lipoprotein-sorting protein — protein sequence MRWSLILMAAGVILATLPALAQNPPDAAAIIEAGFNHYRGKASEAEVEMIIHRPTWERSMSMVGWTKGTDKSLIRITAPAKDEGNGTLKNGHEMWTYNPKVNRVIKLPPALMSQSWMGSDFSNNDLAKSDSILNDYTHSLIGTETHEGHTVYVIKSMPKPSAPVVWGMQILKVRDDDVLLSQEYFDEDLVSVKLMTADQIQPMGGRLFPKIWKMHETDRPEEYTVLNYHSVAFLEDLPESTFTINALKTLQRR from the coding sequence ATGCGATGGTCACTGATTCTGATGGCAGCCGGAGTTATTCTGGCGACCCTTCCGGCCCTGGCCCAGAACCCGCCGGATGCGGCCGCCATTATCGAAGCCGGTTTCAATCATTACCGGGGCAAGGCGTCCGAAGCCGAGGTCGAGATGATTATCCACCGTCCCACCTGGGAGCGAAGCATGAGTATGGTGGGCTGGACCAAAGGCACCGACAAAAGCCTGATCCGGATTACGGCCCCGGCCAAGGATGAAGGCAACGGCACCCTGAAAAACGGCCACGAGATGTGGACATACAATCCCAAGGTCAACCGGGTGATCAAGCTGCCGCCGGCCCTGATGTCCCAGTCCTGGATGGGGTCGGATTTCTCCAACAACGACCTGGCCAAAAGCGACAGCATTCTCAACGATTATACCCACAGCCTCATCGGCACCGAAACCCACGAAGGCCATACTGTGTACGTGATCAAGTCGATGCCCAAGCCATCGGCGCCGGTGGTCTGGGGCATGCAGATTCTCAAGGTTCGGGACGACGATGTGCTGCTCTCCCAGGAGTACTTCGACGAGGACCTGGTGTCGGTCAAACTCATGACCGCCGATCAGATCCAGCCCATGGGTGGGCGTCTGTTTCCCAAAATCTGGAAGATGCACGAGACCGACCGGCCGGAGGAATACACCGTGTTGAACTATCATTCAGTGGCGTTTCTGGAGGATCTTCCCGAGTCGACATTCACCATCAACGCCCTGAAAACCCTGCAACGGAGGTAA